The Spinacia oleracea cultivar Varoflay chromosome 2, BTI_SOV_V1, whole genome shotgun sequence DNA segment CTCCAAGTGAAAACTCAACTGTATTATAATCTtacttaaaaaagaaaaagatatcTTTAATGGTTATTTTAAATGTACAAATAGTATGATATGGagataagaaaaatagaatGACTAAGACAACTTAAAATTAGTGTAAGAAATTGAGTAATGAGTTGATTAAGTCTATATTTAATGTCTATAGAAGTTAACTTGGTACGTACCTAGATatatcactagtggaaaaagggtcatttgcatcgcacatttaagtgcatttgcgtcgcacattgtgcgtggcaaaagctctcgacgcaaatgactaaaagtcatttgcgtcgcacatttgtgcgacgcaaatgacccttatttgcgtcgcacattaagcaaatgtgcgaggcaaatgacttttcaggcaccatgttgaaaagtcatttgccacgcacattagcttaatgtgcgttgcaaatgacttttcaggcgccaaaaaataagtcatttgccacgcacaatagcttaatgtgcgacgcaaatgacaatttgagCACCAAAAAagtaagtcatttgcctcgcacaatagcttaatgtgcgacgcaaatgactttgaaatttgtaaaaaaaaataggttccattttactatatatatatatatatatatatatatatatatatatatatatatatatatatatatatatatatatatatacctatTAAATAGAACCACATCAAATCAATAAGACTAAATACATAAAGGCAGTACCTTCATAAATCTTACAATACAAAATCTTGAAATATCTACAACAATGTATTCCATCTAACGGTTTCTCTTGacacccaacaaaaaaaaaaaaaaaatagttgctGCCCAGAATCTTCTAGTGTTTCCCTTGCTTCCAATATTAGTTGGGGGGTCTGCTTACGTATAACAGAGATTGTTCGTTAGAGATTGTATCTCATCAGCTGAGAATTTGTTATCGTCCCAGAGAACATGGTAATGAGCTGGTCTGCTGGTTCCCTGAAGAAAACGGTTGTGCTATTTGTTATTTCTAAAGAAAACATGTAAGCTATCGATAACTCTATTAAAACTCGCTGAAAAACTCACCTGAATACCAGCATGACTGCATAGAAAGAAATCAAAATCGGTTGGGTGACATATTTTAGTATCTACCACTGTGCCTGCAATGTCATGAATTCAATGTTATCAAACATCATCAGAAAAAGGCACCtaattacattaaaaaaaattatgaatctGCTAAAACGTAACATATGACAGTCAATTCGACAACTCTGATGAATGGCAAGATTTACCGTGTAGGAAATAATACCAACACCAAAACCTTCCAGCAGTCGCCCCATGTACAGAAATGAGATATCCTATAGATGGTTCAACAATACAGAAATGATACGACCAGCCAACCAATCAATAATATTTGGGATTGAAGATAAACAAATAGCACAATGCTCGTTTATATAGCTCACTTACTCTCGAAAATGATACGACCAACCATCCAATGATATTTGGGATTGAAGCAATCATCAGTGACtgcaattaattaaaaacaggaaatcataattaaaaaaataaaatacagtaCAACAGACATTGTTATGACTTATGAAGATCTGTTAATGTTCATATCAAGTAGGACCCTTTTTAAGAGACAACAATGGGTGACAATGACACAAATTCTATATGTTAAAAACCATCAATAAATTGCAGGAAAGGGATAAAATTTCATACCCCTTTGCGCCCAATGTATTCAGAAATCTGACCACTAGCAATTGCACCAACCATTGCTCCCACATTAGCCAATGATCCAAACAAGGAGAACTGCCACCTCCATCAATACAATCACaagttaaattgaaaaacaatcaaTCATCTGATATATGTTGTTGGGAATTTTACATAAACGCAAGTCAAAATCTAATGATCATCAAGTTACATGGGTGCTGAAGTATAAAGCAGCAAGACAAACTGCAATTCAGCAAGACAAAGTGCTTGTATGGAAATTTCCATATAAAGCAAGCAAATCATTCCAACTAAGAAACTACAATCATCAGGATATACATGCCATGGCAGACGATTATTAAAGAAATAACATAAATTGGATGTCTGGTATCTCATATCTCATAAGGTTGGACCTCAGCTCAAAATAACCCCTAGAAAAATCAATTTTTCCACAGAAACAGGAACACCAATCAAACTTCCACCATGTTTACATAAATCAAGCTATTTAGTCTTAAGAACGAAAATGGAGACACAATCGTCAACCATTCATCATTAATCCAGTTCAATTTCCACTCAAAGTCAAGTTCAATCACAATAAAACAGAATCAAGAACATTAATCAAAAAGTAAAATGAGCAAACTCAATAGAATTCAATCGAAAAtccaaaattacataaactgaagtTCAAAACCCTAACTAAATGAAGAATGAAGGAGACAGATGGAAGCATTACAAAATTCTCACCTCCGACTAACAGTCCCGCCTCCTTCCTCCACCTCGCCGCCGTCAATTTAGTTTCTCTAGAAACCTCCGCCGTCAAGCTTCCCTTTCCAAGGATTTCGAAATAGATGCTTCGATTGCGACAGTAGCAAGGGTGCGACGCCGACGGTTTCAATGACGCTTCCACCTCCGACACCCTCCTCCACCTCTTCTACGACCCCGATTCTCCCTCTTCCGTTGTCGAAACCTATcataaagaattgaagaataaAAAACTTAAACAAAAGTGAAAGTTCTAAAACctaaaagaattgaagaaaggaGGAAAGAGATGGAAGACTTACCTCATTTACAAACCGAATTTTTTTGCAAGAACCTTGCCGGAGGAAAATTTGAGCGGCgaggttgaggagagagaggaagaaaCTGGATCGGgtttgaggagagaggaagaagcAGGGAGTTTAGGAAAGAGAGAGTGTTTGAGGAGAGAGGTAGAATTAGGAGAGAGTGTGTTTGAGGAGAGAGGTAGAAACCCATTGACACgtccgaattttttttacctcatttgcgtcgcagaattactaatctgcgacgcagatgactcttggagtcatctgcgtcgcagattagtaaatctgcgacgcaaatgaggtaatattttgcgtcgcattattactaatctgcgacgcaaatgactctaagatcatcttagagtcatctgcgtcgcagattagtaattctgcgacgcaaatgactaattttaatgcttaaaactgtcaattgcgtcacatgtttaaatgtgcgaggcaaatgtggtgatgcaaatgattgtttttccactagtgtataCTGGTAATTACCTTTAGTATATCGGTGACATCGTGATTAAAAATTTGACCAGAAACGACAAAATAAGAACATATAATTGTTGGCGGGactttaaaaattataaaaaaatttagTTTCTCCCAATTTTTCAATTCGCGGGTCATACGAAATTCCTTGCCAAAAGTTTTATAAAAACcccaatattttctctctcttcggaaaacctttctctctcctagacACCCTCCTCTAGTCCTCTCCCTCTTACCAAAAAACCCCTTAAAATCACCCTCCAATTTTGAACTCCGGTAAGGTCTGTTCTTAGATTTGCTTtgaaatttcttattttgcttaCAGAGTTAttgaattttcaaatttcagGTACTGTAGTTTATAATTTCGCATATCAATTGTCGCCGACTACACTTAAGTTCTCGTGTTCTGTTGGCAATACACTATGATTTTGAGGTCAGTTCATCCAAAGTACCAATTAATTATGTTTACGGTCTGAAAATTAAACTAGAATTGAAATTATTGTTGCAGATACTTTTAAATTTCCTTTGATGTTGAGGGACGAATTGTACTTTTTTAAATATGATGTCTCACAGATGTTGGATCTCCCTCTCAATCTGAAGCCCGCAAGTGAAATTATTGGTGGCCTGTGTGAACTTTGGTTTGGAAATTATTGTTGCAGATCTTGCAGATCCTATTATTTTTAGAACAATTGGAGTTGAATATTTATTCAGTAAAAGGGTTAATTTTCCCTTTAGGTTTGTATGAATATACTATAGAATTATGGTGTCATTGTATACCTTGATGAGCGTAGTTATAACACATGGGAAATGTTGTTAAATTTGTATTGGAAATAAATGTTATGCATACTGATTTTGTTTGCTTAACTACTAGCTGCAGAGGGGAACCTCCTTATGAGTTATCTGTGTTGTGAGTTCATATGTCTGGATTGATCCAAGATTCATTACTTGGGAACATAATCACCACAGAATGCTAAGGCGAATGCATACAAAGGGACTCTTCCATTCTCTATACTGATGGTGGGGAGACGGGCAAGGGAGAGAGGGAAAATGAAGTACTTATGGATTTATGTTCACTTAATGATTTGTAAATGTATTACTTATTTCTATGGTGATATCAGTAATTAGTTCTTAAGTTTGGAACTCTCCATCGTGAGGTTGATTTCTTAAATATACGCAAGATACTTGTAAGTTGGCGGTGACCAACCCACAGCATGCTGGCTACTCCGCATGAACTACGTTCTTTAATGTACATTACAATAATATTATATTGATGCTATAGTCGTAATTTTTCTAAGTTTGTTTCACCATTATTTTCTAAGAGGATCTAATTCGGATTTATTAGAGTTCAAAGCCGTTaattattcaaaatgtaataattCATATTTGTAAAGTGAGTACTTGAATTCCCACTATAAAAAAATTTTGTGATGGGTTACCAATTAATGATTCGGTAGTCACCAAGGTATGTGGCTGTCACAAAATGTTAGGATTCCATTACATTTATGGTCCTTAGTAACAACTTGATTCCCCACTATAAAAACCTTTTGTGAGTGGTTACTAATTAATGACTCGGTAGTGACCAAGAAATATATATGgctttcatgatttatatgtgCTTGAGTTTGGTAGTGTCCTGTTCAAACTTGGTAATTGCAAGAAACTTAACCGTTCTCGTATTTTAACAGTTCAAATCTCTATGGCTTTTGGCAAGATATTTCAACACATCTTTTATTCTCTAGAACTAGGTCTTGGACATAACCGTTCTCGTATTTTAACAGTCGTATGATCAATTTCTATTGCATTGAATACCTGGTTTACTAATTGCGTTGCATAATAACTATGTAACTTTTACTCTTAATTGTAATGCCTAAAGACATTAGAATTCCCATTTGGTTCAACATTACAATTCCCATTTGGTTCAACATTACAATTTCCATTTGGTTCAACCATATTGGGTTCACGACAtaagtaaataataaactagtttttgggctagGGCGATGCACGGAGACATTATTTGGAAAACTTTAACCAACAAAAATAGGTTGTGGTTCTTGGGCATGATATTTCAAGACATCTTTTATTCTCTAGAACTAGGTCTTGGACATAACCGTTCTCGTATTTTAACAGTCGTATGATCAATTTCTATTGCAATGAATACCTGGTGCACTCATTGCGTTGCATGGTAACTATGTAACTTTTAATCTTAATTGTAATGCCTAAATACATTAGAATTCCCATTTGGTTCAACTTTACAATTCCCATTTGGTTCAACATTAGAATTTCCTTTTGGTTCAACGATATTGAGTTCACGACAtaagtaaataataaactagtttttgggctagGGCGATGCACGCAGACATTGTTTGGATAACTTTAACCAACAAAAATAGGTTGTGGTTCTTGGGCAAGATATTTCAAGACATCTTTTATTCTCTAGAACTAGGTCTTGGACATAACCGTTCTTGTATTTTAACAGTCGTATGATCAATTTCTATTGCAATGAATACCTGGTGCACTCATTGCGTTGCATGGTGACTATGTAACTTTTACTCTTAATTGCAATTCCTAAATACATTAGAAGTTCAATTTGGTTCAACATTACAATTCCCATTTGGTTCAACATTAGAATTTCCTTTTGGTTCAACGATATTGGGTTCACGACAtaagtaaataataaactagATTTTGGGCTAGGGCGATGCACGGAGACATTGTTTGGATAACTTTAACCAACAAAAATAGGTTGTGGTTCTTGGGCATGATATTTCAAGACATCTTTTATTCTCTAGAACTAGGTCTTGGACATAACCGTTCTCGTATTTTAACAGTCGTATGATCAATTTCTATTGCAATGAATACCTGGTGCACTCATTGCGTTTCATGGTAACTATGTAACTTTTACTCTTAATTGTAATGCCTAAATACATTAGAATTTCAATTTGGTTCAACATTACAATTCCCATTTGGTTCAACATTACAATTCCCATTTGGTTCAACATTAGAATTTCCATTTGGTTCAACATTAGAATTTCCTTTTGGTTCAACCATATTGGGTTCACGACAtaagtaaataataaactagATTTTGGGGTAGGGCGATACACGGAGACATTGTTTGGATAACTTTAACCAACAAAAATAGGTTGTGGTTCTTGGGCATGATATTTCAAGACATCTTTTATTCTCTAAAACTAGGTCTTGGACATAACCGTTCTCGTATTTTAACAGTCGTATGATCAATTTCTATTGCAATGAATACCTGGTGCACTCATTATGTTGCATGGTAACTATGTAACTTTTATCTTAATTGTAATGCCTAAATACATTAGAATTTCAATTTGGTTCaacattacaattccctttTGGTTCAACATTAGAATTTTCTTTTGGTTCAACGATATTGGGTTCACGACAcaagtaaataataaactagtttttgggctagGATAACTTTAACCATGTTTTGTTGCCAAAAATAACCAAAATTAACTCAAATTCTTATTAAGTTATTGATTTTTTAATCAGATTATATTTCAACCACAAAAATATAAAGTGTAGCATAACATAGTCAAGTCGATAAGTGGTTTACATCTGCATAAAGTGGTCACGAggataagtcattagcattcaTATTAATAGTAAAGTTATAAAATTTGAAAAAGATATACTTAATATTTAATTAAGATAAAAAGGATCATCTACACTTTAGTATATGAGAtagtaaatttaattaattttcaataTTGTTTGTCTATCGTTGTAGTGTTGGTAGTGACCATTAAGAAAGTCAATAAGTACTGTGATAAAGTGGAATATTGTTAGAACTTTTAAGGTAAAAGAAACCTAAATTTTCGGCCCGTGGTTCAAAATTGAAAgtccttttttaatttttgttttcgggGGTTAGACGAAAAATATCCCCAAAATTTCGAACTTATATCctaattattttctctctcctcgcatAACTTCTCaacttctttctctctcaaaaaaacCTCTCTCTTAAAAACCTCTGCATTCATCTTCCAGTAACTGCTCAACCTTACGGTAGTTCTTGCTATTGTTTCCATTTTTTAatctttcttcttttctttctctgcAAAACAGTCTTCCGTTTATAATTTCAGGTACCCCGGTCTTGATTTGGCGAAAATATTATCGGCGACTACAATTCAGGCTTATCAGGTAATTCGCTTCTCGTTTTCTGTTGGTATAACACTTGAATTCTGCGTCAATTAAACAAAAGTATCATAAATTTTGTAATTTAAGGATTCAAGGTCTACaacttagggtttagggtttagggtttagggggtTAAGGGTGTAGTTGTTTTGTATTGTGTATATTTACGAGCCGTATATTTATGACGGATGAATATCCCATAGAGTAAATAAATCTCATGTTCATTCTCACATGATTTTGTATAGTGATGTTTAATTTCCCTCTGATTCTTGTTGCTCTGGTAACTGTTTGAtgaatattgattttttttgcaTTCCAAGTATTTTTGTATCTGTTGTGTTAATCAAACTGGCTATCTTTATAACAATGGAAATGGCCAACAATGAGGTGGGTTAGAATAGGATAAATGGAGTTTGGACATGTTCTTAATAGGGCAAATAGCAGATAAATTGTTGCTCTGGTAACTGGATGAATACTGATTTCATTTGCATTCCAAGTATTTTTTTATCAGTTGTTTTAATCAAACTGGCTATCTTTATAACAATGGAAATGGCCAACAATGatgtttattttctgttatgAGTGTGAGATGTGTACTCAATTGTTGAGGGCCTAATTTACTCTCGTTTAATATGAAGGTGAAATGGTAAGGCCAAAGAAAATAGCAGTCAAGCGGAAAGCGCCTGCTACCAAATCAACGCCCCCTACGGGTTCAAAACAAGCAGGTATTCGGAACAATAAGAAACAGTCTGCAAAAAGTGCTCGACTTGAAAAAGGTAGCAGTAGCGATTTTATACCTGATATAAGGTTCAAGAATGAAGACTACCAAAAACTATTCCAAGTGAAATTCAAAGAACGACCAGTTTGGCCAGGGAAGAACATTGACTTTGAGTCTTTCACTAAAGGCAATGCGGAAATTGTGCATGAGTGGTTTTCGTTCCAAGGATGGGATGTCCTCCTACAGTATAAAGGGACGGTATGGGAAGATCTTGTGAGAGAGTTATACACCCACATCGAGCCCTTCGGTAAAAAGGAAGGGTTTCTTCGTACATGGGTGAGAGGCGTCACGATTTATCTAGATGACGAGAAGCTGGGACATATTCTCGGCATTCCGCATGAGGGGATctattgtaatcccccgtaattttattatattttatttatatactttaacgtatatttaatatatttaaatgtaaatttacgaattttagaaatgaatatgtaattaaaatataattatgttattacattttgaatattttaaataatttatgaaatcaaaattgatttttgaattttacgttgaaacgaattcggattttgaaatcacgttctattgaaattagaaagcaaatcctaaattctaaattctactcctagcccaattgggcaaagcccaaaccaacaaaaccccaaaaccatactcccttctcttttctaattcatgtaaaacaaaataaaaccctccttctcttctccttcctcattcacgtgaaacaaaaaaaagaaaaaaagaaatagagcTTCTTCATCCTCTCGACACAGCAGCCTCAGCAACCACCACTGCGCCGCCGTTCCAACCACCGACCGCCGTTCGGTATCTCTCCTCCTCcccttgttctttctttcttcttcgtTCCTTTTCCCCCTCTGTTTTCGTTAGCTTAGCCTTGTCGTTTTCGCAGCATCACCGCGCCCAGCCACCGTCGCCGGTGAACCTCTGCCGCGCCCAGCCACCGTCGCCGGTGAACCTCTGCCGCGAGCCACCGCCGTCCCGCCGTCCAGCCCTTCTCTCTCCTTAatccttggttatttcttaaaccctaagtaactaattattttaaa contains these protein-coding regions:
- the LOC130467858 gene encoding protein argonaute 10-like, translating into MVGRIIFERYLISVHGATAGRFWCWYYFLHGTVVDTKICHPTDFDFFLCSHAGIQGTSRPAHYHVLWDDNKFSADEIQSLTNNLCYTKGNTRRFWAATIFFFFLLGVKRNR